The segment aataaaagattttttttaattaagaccaAGTTCTTGAACGCATTTTTCATATCGAcgtgatatatttaaaattttaataaattttcttcaccttaaaataaattttaaattacataatagTACATGCTCATCCTCCTATTTTCAAATACCTACGCCAACTCTTCTATAGAACCTTCACAAAACattataatcattaaaaaacgagtgttcttttcaaatttaattgcACGAATTAATAATGCAATGATTAAAGATCTCTACAACTATTAGCTGACGATATTGGCATAGAACACCTGCATTGTTCAATAAAAGAGAACATTACAATGAGGTAGGGAAGTTATTTTTACCTGCCACATCTCTATTGCTAAATGCTAATTAGCGAAGCCTAATTCATACAAGTTAATTACTAAATCTCCCttacctttttttcttcttccatttcCTAAGGTTCTGTTCTCTTCTTTTTCAGTGTTAACACATACATGTTAcaggtctatatatatatatatatatataatcatcaaTGTGATCATATATAATTAGCTTCAGTGCCACTAATCCTCTCAAGTTTTTCCAATTCTCAAGGACGAATCAACAGTACCTCTACCAACACCAGCAAAGAGCTTTGCAATCTCCAACTGAGTATTGGCTATGATCTCAGTTCTTTTGAGGTCCATTTCACCTCTCTTAGCCTCAGCTTCTATTCTCATTTTCTCTAATTCTCTCATCGTGTCCATTCTTGCTTGCTCTGACCTTACCACTACTTCTGCTAGCCACCGGATGCTATCAGCCATCTCCCATTCTTCcctttttctcctctttcttttttccattttcttcttcattttcttggACCTTAATTTCTCCTTATCACTATATAAAGCCGGAGTGCTACTATCCGTGTCCATGGCATTCTTGTCCGAGACATGATCTGATAGTTTTGTATCCATTCCATCTccctaataacaaaaaattagtaattaatagctaatttaatatttaatatttacaaTGAACTCAAATGCactatttaatatttagatGCCACTTCATATATAGgggtgaatatatatatatatatatatatctatgtttgtgtgtgtgtcatCCATACAGGGGATTAAAGATTTTGggaaaaattaacattattttttttttttaaaaatgaagtggtctaaattatttacaaattggaaaatttaattttaaatgatagcATAAATTATGTCGTCAACATTACAGAAGTCATGATTCCTCCATGAACACCTAAGAGGCAACCATCATGTGTGGTCCAAAAATTTTACATGTAAGATAATCTAACAACTTAGGAGCATAGGCAGCTGATCAGTTTAATTGGTCCGTCAAGagttcttttttttgtcttcaaaGACATTTATTGgttaagaataataatttactaCCACATTAAAGAGAATCACAAGAAAAGGCAAGTTGGCTGACCTTTGCCCCCCTATCAACACCATTAGACCCATGTGAGTTTTGAGCAGTCACAATAGTTTgatgaggaagaggaggaggtagaggtggaggtggaggagcCAAAGGTGGTGCTGGCGGTTGCGTCACCGCCAAGGGTGACTGATCCATTAACAACATCAAAGGAGGATTGGCAGAAGTTGGAATTGATGGTTGTTGATGTTGTGGTAGTACTTGTGGTGATGGAGTTACAGCTGCTGTTGCACTATTTCCACGTAACAAAAGATCAAGACGTGGATAAAGTGGCCAAGAGGAGGCATCTGCAGTGGAAGATTCTGATCTATACCTTTTCTTCATGGACTCAATCTTGTTCTTGCATTGTGTTTGTGTCTTCGGAGACTTTGTACAATTTGCACGCGATGATACATGGTGTGCAACATCTTCCCAATCATGCCCTTTAAGCTTGGCTCGGTTTCTAAGTATCCATTTATTTTCATAGGCCTCAAGTAAGGTTGACACAGCTCCTTCACTCCATTCATCTCTTTTTAATCTGTCGCCACCTccgccgccaccaccaccaccagaaACAACGACACCAGCAGCACCAGTACCGCCAAGTAGTTTTCTTGGAGATTCTTCCTTGATGGTGGCGGTATTGCTAGGGAGAAGAGATGGGCTTTCTCGGTTAGTTTCTTTATCCATCTCTCTCCATGCTAAACAAAATCCTTACCTTTCTTTAGCGGATAACATGAGTATAACCCTTCATTGCTTCACACAAGCTTAAGAACGTGACATAAGAGGGAGGGAGTGAGAGATAGAGAGGTCACCACTAGCATTAGAGAGgagaaaaacatgaaaggaTGGTCGTATTACTAGTGGCCAACCAAGGGAAGAGAAAGAACCACTAGCATTTGAGagagtaaaggaaaggaaagggctAGCTATAGGTTAAATTTTAGTGGGCAAAAGCAATCCTACCATCCAAGAAAGTGGTTCACTTTGTCAAACGAGTTAATGATAGTAACCTCTTaacctttttattgtttttctgtaCACTTTCCTGAGGATGGTATTTTCTATCTTATTTGTGAGGATGTTGATTCTATTgctgtggttggtttattttggcTGTTAGCGTTGATATGAAGCCAACCAGGAAACCTACTGGCTAGCAAGAGGGAAggggaggtggtggtggtggtgggtcAATCACGTGGGAATGTCACCCACTCTATATGAATCTTCATCAATTCTTccattcaccaccaccaccaccatttttCTCCACCACCACTAGCATAACAATTTGCTACGGTCACTTGACCTCAGCCTGCCCTTTTGGGTTCTCTTTTCTCCTTTCTAGCTTTGCCTTTTGCCTTTTTTGTGCCTTTTGAAGGCATTGATGGATTCATCACCCAATAGTGCAGTATCCCACATCAAGATGGTTAATAATTAGTTAAACAGTGGTTACGAAAGATTTGATTATATACGAAATTTGCTAAATGATTATCTATTGAATAACTTTGATGAGCTCAGTGGAGGAATTAGGCccttaaataattaaatctgtAACTTGCCATGACGAGCATAAACAAGGGGCATCTAACCCAATAAACCGCGGTCCGTGGAagatatttgttaaattttcatCTGCAGATTGGTCAATGGTGGATGCTGAAACATGCCCAAAAACATAAGCGTGAGCCTACCTTCAAGGTTCTTATTCATGCCGTGAAGGTTTGGGAATGAAGATTGGACTGCCATTTATGTCTGTGTTTTTCCATTCTAGTGTGAAACATTGTTGGCGGACAATTACTCTGTCAAGATAGTAAAATGGGCccatctttcttcattttctttttttatataagaaaccCTACAGGTCTAGAACTAGCTCAAACAGTTGATTTGAAGGCATCATATATAAATGTATTATATTTAAATCGCTATGAAAGAGTTGGATTAGGCTATAGTAGAAAGGGGCCACGCTGACTGATTAATTTGAAGGCATGTCAAAAAAACCCTTGTGTGTAAGATTAAGGGTGTGTATTAGATCGTAGCCGTGATagtaatttaaaatgtttttttttagaaatatattaaaatatttttttttaaattatcaaaacgatttgaaaatataatttttttattttatgtaaaaaattaaaattcaaaatttgagaGAATATGATTTACACAAAGTACATTTCCAAAACATACTCTTAAAAAGGATCATTAATTTTACCTTTAGCAACAAtttcactgattttttttaaataaaataataattatacgtGAATAATAATGTATCCAGATGCACACACCATTGGCCTAAGGTTTTTTTCCCCCCACCGATCACGTTTCATGGCTTAAGAGAATAAGAGGGAAAGAAAATGTATGTGCTTGCATATATACACGTTGGGCATAAAATGGGGACCGAGAGTATAGTATCTTTGACATGCATGGCACTATGTAGAATTCTCTCATAtattgatgaaaagaaaaaagaagaaaaaagaagatgaatagCTTTCATTACGGACCTCAAAATCTATTATTCTCACCTTTAACTTAACAATCTTTACAAGGCATATATGAAAGATCTATGTTATAATAtgtgaaaaacaattttataaaatattgagatgatgatGCTAATTCCTATTTTTATTGcggattaaaatataaattagtgaatttttttttttttaaaaagtgtagTGTCCTCGACACATGCTTGTATCTAATTAAAATCCTCTCATCacctttaattttataatcttttatttctGAGATAATAatgttaattcatatttttattgcaggttgaaacatatatatatattctcactcatcaataaaaaggaaaaagatagaTGGCTTTCACTATGGGTCTCAAAATCTATTATTCTGacttttaatctaatttttagtttctgcaagatttaatgtgtttggtattgcggtaacGATTatagttgtggtttgaaaaaattgttttataaaaagtatttttaattgaggttaatttgaaaaaatatatgtttggttaaaactacggttgaaattgaggttggaCAAACAGTAGTTTAATGTGCTTGGTTaagaatacttttgaaattaaggttataaaataattttaaaaaatatatattaatatttatggtttttgatttaaatattgtagatttaactattgctattacatcatgaaataaatcatactttatataaaatattttttattgttccattaaactatctacaattccattacatataaaattcatccgacaagaactacaattttcatgattttttgagcgtgcaataaaattagataaaatattatcatgaataaaattaagattacaggacgagtaaatttaattcacattaaactaatttttaaaaaaaacaaaaaaaaattattgttcacatTCTGcgagtgaaatcaattaactgCACTAGTTTTTCGAGAAAAAAACTGTTCACTTTAATGAACAATGCGACATTAGAGCATGACTCTACTGTTCAGTGGTTCCTCTCCCACGAGAAGCAGCAAAATGCTGCCTCTACAAAACCTACAGTACAACTAAATTTTTGGTGGGTCCTACCAGCATCAactcgtatttttttttaatcaaacagtAATATATGTGGCTGTGAGTGAATCTCATCCACAACCATATTATCAAACGGTCTCGTAGATAATTAAGGGTATTAGCTTTCTTGTATCATGCATGATTTTAAATtagcataataataatattaatccaCACTTTCATGTATTGAGGAATGAACCATAAATCtatgaaaagagagaagaagaattgAAGACCAATCTCTTACACGTGCCAGTCTCTaggaaatttttttcataaaaaaagaacagaaaagatatataaatagCTTTCACTAAAGGcctcaaaatatattatgaaacctttaatttaataatctcTACAAGATGTAGATGAAGGGTCGATCTGGGCTCCTTTGCATGATGATTTTAAAGTaggataataatattaattcattttctCACCGGGGACCGAAACATAAATCTGTGAAATCTTTTGAGAAAAAGGCGTAGTGTCTTTGACACATGCCAGTCTCTCATCAAGAATAAAGTCACTTGTTGTTATAATAATGTCAAGAAATTCGACCCCTCATTTCATTCACGTTAATATAGGTTAAGAATGAAAGAGAGTTACCCCCCTTGCTTAACCATGCCATTAGATGTAAagcaaaaaagtaaaataaaataaaataattggacTATATATAAAGAGTGGAAATATTTTTACAGAGTTCGTAAAATTCAGTCCAGATCCGATATATAATCAAGAAAGTCAAGATTCAAACAAAAGGtttcaaaaaaagaatcatgaaCAGGATTAAAAAGCTGATGATGTAATTTGCAAGCATTTAGAAAGTGGTTGAAAGTTGTTGAAAAAGGAGAGGGAGAGtggcatttatttaattggctAACCTTTGAAGATGGTGGCATGGCAGGCTTCATGCCTTGGCAATATTGGAGCAATTAACTAGCCTTGGCAAGTATTGGACAAGGCAATCATGATATATAGTTACATCACCTTTGTGGTGTTGTTTGAGCATCAATCATAAGATGGAATAAATTCACAAAGGGCCATTTCCACCGCCTTCACAAAGGCTACCAAGCTTCACAAATTGTTTCAGCGGGGAATATTAATTAGTGATTCAATCGGCTCGTCCACTATATATCTCCACCATCAATCAATATTACTGTGAGTTAAAAATGCCGATCTGAGCTCTTGGGAGGTGGAGGATTCAACACTTGATAGTCACAAAATCCCATGCTCGGGCCATAAGAACATCAATCACCTTGATTGTCTCATGTACGTAGGAGAAGAGCTTCTCATCAGGGTGGACTGGCTGGAACAGTATTAGAATTTATGGGATTTTGAAATGATGAaccgatataaaaaaaattatgttgtttaaATCATAAATGAAACAATATTGAAGTAAGAACTATAAAGATAACAcgttttttgatgtattttctatGAAATAAGCTTTAACTTAAGGAGAGTTATtgcaaaattcaaattataggATTGAAATGTAAGGTTCCTAAGATTTTTGGTCCTATCCTATCCCCTGACAATAGCCCAAATACGACTTGAtatttaaaaagagagaaaaaaaaactttttttatagtgGAATAACTTTCAAAGTATtctaaaagaatattatttaaagaaaacaaaatcatgttttaaataaagtaaattaacaaaaatcttccatcaaaatttttttgtttatatatatatatatatatatatatataaaatcatagcTACAAGCTGGTCAAACCAAGGCATCTGACAGCTTTCAtgaaacataattatattttgtgtcaaataataatcttaacaaaaaaaaacagtaatcattctcttttaaataaaaattatttaaacttaaCCATTTAAATAAGTAGTTAAATGATTACGTGGTTATTAATATGATGGTTATTAAAAACTTACATGGTTGTGTTAACTTTAAAGCCGGTAAAATTAGTCAAGATACACGCAAGTTATCCCATacacttatattaataataataataataataattctttaaaCTTAGTGATCGCTAAATTCATCACTATataatgttagagaataatataaattatattctggaATCTCGtttaaaagcttaagctattgggttgagatgattttttgacacatagttgattgattttattagataaaatatgaTTACTTGATAATTAATATTGCGATActgtatataaaaaagtatataaatccaagaatttattcaataatatatatatatatatatatatatatatatatatatatatattattgtgcATCCAGCTAAGATACAGCTCCACCAAGATGAATTATTGTCAAATCGGATCAGGAATATGAATCTGGTACTGATAAGTAATTAAGCCAGTCACGGTTCACACAGTGTGTTTATGCAAGACTATTGAAGAACAGTAgattcaagcataatttgtTTTCCAGCAACAAAGAATAAAGCATTGTCTTCCAAGGACCTTGTGACAATGACTCCTGTAAATACAAAGCATCTAAGCCACACGTGCTAGATAATAAAACCAAGTGTTTGTTTACGTCATCATTACCTAAAATCCTTCGCAATTAATTATTTACGCTATCTTATTCTCCTTCACAATTTTTTAGGTATTCTCCTCCATCCTAAATAAATGTAACCATATGGTGACAATAAAACTCAAAgagtaattcaatttaattatataatttaattatatatgtaacGACCCAaggattgatgaaaaaaaattagcagtAATATGTGATAAATATGGCGGGAAACAGTTACTCCATTGTTAGTATATTTAGCATGTgttgattaatatattttagcacGTGAAGAATAGTTAATTAGTTAATAGTTAGTTGCATGAAAGTTTCTAGATAGTTAAGATTAGTtcattacataaataaataaaaatgtttgagAATAGTggaatccaaacaaaaaaaaatgattttttactaAATTGTAGTTCTCCCTCGTCTTCTTCTACTACCTCTCCTACATCTctagtttctttgttttgttgagGGAGACATTAACAATTGGTATCATATTTGGAGGCCAAAAAAAGGTTGCTACTCTATAAAAGCAATTAACAATGGTGGAAGACAACCAAAGAAAGGTTTTGAAGAAGCTTTCCTTAAATAAAAACCATGTTAGCAACCCTTAAATCCTTTATAACCAACCAAGAAGTAATTAAAGAGACAATAAGGCTTAAAAGAATCATCTCTAGTGATTCGTTCATCCATTAAATCAGTCTAAGCAGAAGCCAATCATCAAGATGATTCAAGTCTAACTTTTTTCAAGAAGAGTTGTTTAAAAAATGACTAAATCTTTCAAAGTTATGAAGTTTCTAAAATTGACTTGCTTTAGTTATTCAATCTATTAGGGATTATAACAAAGTTTGTTATGCTTTTGTGATGATAATCAAACTTTTCACCAAATACAAGATGTTATTTCATTCATGAATGCTCTTTAATATTATACGAGTGTTCAACCAACCATAAAAGGAATGAATGTTTATGTTCAATTCTTATAACATCAAGAATGTACTATGATggatcaaaatacttttaatgagGTAAAATGCTCTTCTTTAACTAAATATGAGATTAGTTTAGGAGAGAAACAAGAAGCGAgttttgaagaaaatgaagtaaagtttgattttttaaatataaaaaatgttgcTTATTGTGAATTGTTTCGAGAGTGGAGGGTTTGATGTAAAGATTGAGAGTTTTGGTGTGAAATTgcaagaagataaaaattatatggaTGACGGATCAAAGAATGAAAGATGAGGGTGATgttgaagaagttgatgaggaAAAGGAGACTGAATCCAAGAAGAAAAAGACTAAGGAGGATTGATGGTAGTTCTTTAACGAGAGAAGTCTATATGGTTATGGAGGCCTGGGAAGATTACCAAGAAGGAGTATGCTTCTTCCTACAAGATCTTGATCAATGTTTGAGAGGATTATTTGGTTGTTAAGTACTTCTCTGTTAAGGGTCAGCTGGAGTTCAAGGCTATTGTTTATGTCAAAGAGAGACATTCGATTGGTTTGATACTCAtaagaatatgaaaaatatcaagCTTTATGATGGAAGGTCTTCATCATGAACACCTTCGAATAAAAATGTCAAGGTTACTAGGAACAACTCAATgaaaaattttcatatttttgcaTGGACTCTTGAGGATAGAAATATCTTAAAGAGAGGAGTATTGTTTTACGAGCCAATAATTAATGGAAAGAACTTAGAAGCAACATGTGATAAATATAGTAGATAACAATGAGTCATTGTTAGTATATTTTACAGGTGTTGATTAGCataataattagttaaattaattagttgGTAAAGAGTTTTACATGGAAATTAATGGATAGTTAGAAGATtagttcattatataaataagaaTGCATGGGAATGATGGAATCAAGAAATTGGTTTTAAGTGGATTGTAATTCTCTGTCAATTTTTCTCTCCGTTTCTTCTACTTCTCTAGTTCTTTATTTTGAGGGAGACCTTAACAACACACACGTGTGTGTTTAAAATCGTATTAGCTTAATATTCCTAATAAGCTTTTAAGTacaatttaattggttttttgaaattttctttaattgattcataataatttttttaattgaatacaAAGAGATTGTGACGTTTTGGGGTGGAATCtaattcttaattattattattttaattctaacCAAGacagtgaattttttttatccaatctttttttttcttcgagatcaactaaaagaattattttactatctcacaataaataaaaaacagagatcttaattaaaagctttaggattaaactaaaataattattaagaatCAATGAAAGAAAGTTTaagtaaaagaaattcaatgaaGGGATTCTAATTGAAATAGAATTAGCTTGGATAAACATAATTAAGGATGCTTGTTTTGAGGAAAATAATAGGATAATTACTCTTCttcgttttttttccttttcttttctcacttCGGCCGAGATAATTCACGCATTTTTTTCACCCcaatattaatttcttaattcaatcaataaaattattctttagaGTTATAAACGTATTTAATGtgtaaatttataaaacaataattatgatttcacaAATGTTAACACCCCTTAAGagactttaatatatttgtatagACATGAAGATCATTACGCGATTCATTGCAGTAGTCCTGATCTTCACCAGGAATACATTTCCTTCCCATATGCGAACCCTTTCCTCCTCGTCAGAATCTAAAGCTTCTTAACAGCAGGAATTCCATGGCTCCTCGTACTAGCCTTACAGTGGCTGCTTGCCTTTCCGTTTCCAATCAAGAAAGTTCTTATTTGAGTTGCCGCTCTAAATAACTTGACACCGGAATCCAACTCAGCTCAGCTAGTCAATGAATAGATCCGTGAGTAGTAGTTAcaattatgattattaaaatttaacgGGTTGATCTAGAAACTCCGAGGCTTCAAAGATGAACTGAGTTggatttttagttaaattagataagaaaataatctaattaaatttgtaatagttTGGTTGAGCCGGTGAAACCCACTTCAAACTTGTAATATcttgtaaaaattaataaaacattagtattttaataaaaataatttatttttaatttggtgacccaaacttttttttaaaaaattcaattatttactCAACAACTATAATTACAATAAGTGATCAACCCCATTTTGTCCTGCATAAAGGCCATATATGATTCCCCCATTTTGTACATCTAAGAATCTAGCTAGGTCATGTGGAACCAGCCATGCCCATCACAGCTTGTTCACCTATAAATGTGCTAATTTTGTTTCATCTGCCCACATACACTGATTTAATCCTGACATCAAGCTCAAGATCGTGATTTGTGACCgactttcctttccttttcataGAAAACGAAGATTTTCAAGGATACTCGGGAGAGAAATCAGAAAAGATGCATTCCCTTTTAATATGTAGTCTGTATCATAATTATTACCAGATTCGGTAGATTAATATGAGAAAATCGTAAGTCACTATCATTCcgattgagttttaaattaaattaaatttgattaaactAATTAACTCGGATGAGTTagtttttaatgatataattgaCTTGATGAATTAACTCCGAGAATATTTTTCCAAATCGGTGCCAAATCTAACAACTATGAGCTGGTGGATGCTATGAAATGGTATATAATGAAGATGTTTGTGCTCATAGTAGGACAAACAAAGCCACACCAAGACAGGATCTGTTCTGGTCTTGATTTGAAGAATATGAATGATGTAAAAATGCAGctgtctttgtttcttttttcttttcaggtgAGAAAATGCTTCGCATACAAACAAGATCTTAATAAAAGCATGGCATTTTATAGAGCTTAGGGCTTAAATGCCTTGTCATCGTCATATCATCAGAAACCGATACCAGCACGATACACCTGGCGGATCAGCCCACCTAATTCAcgaataaagaaaattttctaGCTTTGCTCTTCCAGGGCTCTGTTGCCTCGGCTTCATTGCTTAGTCCgagaaaaacaaatttggaaTTAGGTACACTTGATATTGGTGAAGACTGTTTAGTGGAGTTTGCTATGCAGATTCTTAGATTAATAAGAATACAATtatgttgaaaatgaaaagtcttggcaatttatttttatttttatttgggaattgtaaaataataaatccaccGAGTTGCAAGgtgtgtataataataatataatatcaaaatacatattaGTTGTTCAAATGCGTCATTAGCTTATAACAATTGTATTATTGTTGGTGGAAGCAAAAGGGAATGTTGGtccacttaaaataaaaaataagagaattaaataaaaattattacacTCCTAATTACCTCGGGATCTAACATTCCCCTTTTTTTGGAAGGAACTAGTTTAGAGGTCggtaagaaagaaaatataaatattagagaGATTTACTTCACAATGTTATTAAATCACGTAACATATCAAccttaaaatgttttaatttgattctttattaaatctaaatttaaaattaaattatataaaaattatttcaatatattctAGTTAACTTAAACGGtagaaaaacaaactaaataactattaaaaaaaacccaataataaaattaaaaaaataataaaattaataaaaaaaaccctttctcGTTATAATTCAATCCACTTAGTTAATTTAAAACTGCTCaaataacagttaaaaaaattggaaggatgaaattcattaaaaaaaaaaaggaattgaaaaatttttTAACTGTCTATATAACCAGTGAAGCTGATATTCAAGGTAATCACGATTCATATATAGTTTTGAGAGAATGTGATGTCTTTGTTAAAAAGATCATAAATATCTTGAAACTCAAGATGTCTTGGGAAGAGGAGCTTGAGATTCCTCTTAAAATAACGTTGGACACTTGAGTCTGTACAGAATTGAACATGACACGTTCCTGGGTGGGACTAGCTTTTACTTTTCATATAAAACGGTGTTTAGACACACTATCTATTAGCTATATTTCTATCCCACCTCCCTCCTTTTATGTGAATAGTCTTGTCTCGATGTTGTCTCCTTGGTGCCATTTGCCTCACGGAACACACCTGTCATCAAAATTTACCCTTTCAAATGTTTCCCCTCCACTTCGAAAAGTAAAGTTAATCCAATCATCTACCCTTTGACACGCTTCTGTTACTTGCCTTCCATGGCAAGCAAAGCATTGCTAGTGGAATGCAACCTCTTCACTTCCTATTCAATTGCTCTTGAaaaactttattctttttttttattatttacgtgagtgtccggaccagcttgcaCGCACCACGATTAATTTCAcgacccactgaacaccctgcaaatcCAGTAGACATGTAAAGTACC is part of the Populus nigra chromosome 8, ddPopNigr1.1, whole genome shotgun sequence genome and harbors:
- the LOC133700604 gene encoding trihelix transcription factor ASIL2-like, which encodes MDKETNRESPSLLPSNTATIKEESPRKLLGGTGAAGVVVSGGGGGGGGGDRLKRDEWSEGAVSTLLEAYENKWILRNRAKLKGHDWEDVAHHVSSRANCTKSPKTQTQCKNKIESMKKRYRSESSTADASSWPLYPRLDLLLRGNSATAAVTPSPQVLPQHQQPSIPTSANPPLMLLMDQSPLAVTQPPAPPLAPPPPPLPPPLPHQTIVTAQNSHGSNGVDRGAKGDGMDTKLSDHVSDKNAMDTDSSTPALYSDKEKLRSKKMKKKMEKRKRRKREEWEMADSIRWLAEVVVRSEQARMDTMRELEKMRIEAEAKRGEMDLKRTEIIANTQLEIAKLFAGVGRGTVDSSLRIGKT